A single region of the Pseudomonas granadensis genome encodes:
- a CDS encoding ribonucleoside-diphosphate reductase subunit alpha, whose amino-acid sequence MQTDTTRENPQGTLPQAADSTSDLAATAPGQLRVIKRNGTVVPYTDDKITVAITKAFLAVEGGTAAASSRIHDTVARLTEQVTATFKRRMPSGGTIHIEEIQDQVELALMRAGEQKVARDYVIYRDGRSKERAAHAPAEAAVNAHPSIRITRTDGSLAPLDMGRLNTIVTEACEGLEEVDGDLIQRETLKNLYDGVALTDVNTALVMTARTLVEREPNYSFVTARLLMDTLRAEGLGFLGVAESATHHEMADLYAKALPAYIAKGIEFELLNPVLASFDLEKLGKAINHERDQQFTYLGLQTLYDRYFIHKDGVRFELPQIFFMRVAMGLAIEEKQKEDRAIEFYNLLSSFDYMASTPTLFNAGTLRPQLSSCYLTTVPDDLSGIYHAIHDNAMLSKFAGGLGNDWTPVRALGSYIKGTNGKSQGVVPFLKVVNDTAVAVNQGGKRKGAVCAYLETWHMDIEEFIELRKNTGDDRRRTHDMNTANWIPDLFMKRVFDDGKWTLFSPSEVPDLHDLTGKAFEERYEYYEALTEYPGKVKLFKTIQAKDLWRKMLSMLFETGHPWLTFKDPCNLRSPQQHVGVVHSSNLCTEITLNTNKDEIAVCNLGSINLPNHIVDGKLDTAKLQRTVNTAVRMLDNVIDINYYSVPQAKNSNFRHRPVGLGIMGFQDALYLQHIPYGSDAAVEFADKSMEAVSYYAIQASCDLADERGAYETFSGSLWSKGILPLDSQQILIEQRGQKYIDVDLNESLDWAPVRARVQKGIRNSNIMAIAPTATIANITGVSQSIEPTYQNLYVKSNLSGEFTVINPYLVRDLKARGLWDSVMINDLKYYDGSVQQIERIPQELKELYATAFEVDTKWIVDAASRRQKWIDQAQSLNLYIAGASGKKLDVTYRMAWYRGLKTTYYLRALAATSTEKSTINTGKLNAVSSGGNHGDDSVLTAPAGPAPVPKACAIDEPDCEACQ is encoded by the coding sequence ATGCAAACCGACACAACTCGCGAGAACCCGCAGGGCACCTTGCCGCAGGCCGCCGATTCGACTTCGGATCTGGCAGCTACCGCGCCTGGCCAGCTGCGCGTGATCAAGCGTAATGGCACTGTCGTTCCTTACACTGATGACAAGATCACCGTCGCTATCACCAAAGCGTTTCTCGCAGTTGAGGGCGGCACCGCTGCCGCTTCGTCGCGAATCCATGACACCGTGGCCCGCCTGACCGAACAGGTCACCGCGACCTTCAAGCGTCGCATGCCGTCGGGCGGCACCATCCACATCGAAGAAATCCAGGACCAGGTCGAACTGGCCCTGATGCGTGCCGGCGAGCAGAAAGTGGCCCGTGACTACGTGATCTACCGCGACGGTCGTTCGAAAGAACGCGCTGCCCACGCGCCGGCCGAAGCCGCCGTCAACGCACACCCGTCGATCCGCATCACCCGCACCGACGGTAGCCTGGCGCCGCTGGACATGGGCCGCCTGAACACCATCGTCACCGAAGCCTGCGAAGGCCTGGAAGAAGTCGACGGCGACCTGATCCAGCGCGAAACCCTGAAAAACCTCTACGACGGCGTGGCCCTGACCGACGTCAACACCGCACTGGTCATGACTGCGCGTACCCTGGTCGAGCGTGAGCCGAACTACTCGTTCGTCACCGCCCGCCTGCTGATGGACACCCTGCGGGCCGAAGGCCTGGGTTTCCTCGGTGTCGCCGAAAGCGCCACTCACCACGAAATGGCTGACCTGTACGCCAAGGCACTGCCGGCCTACATCGCCAAAGGTATCGAGTTCGAACTGCTGAACCCTGTGCTGGCCTCCTTCGACCTGGAAAAACTGGGCAAGGCGATCAACCACGAGCGCGATCAGCAATTCACCTACTTGGGCCTGCAGACCCTGTACGACCGTTACTTCATCCACAAGGATGGCGTGCGTTTCGAACTGCCGCAGATCTTCTTCATGCGCGTGGCCATGGGTCTTGCGATCGAAGAGAAGCAGAAAGAAGACCGTGCGATCGAGTTCTACAACCTGCTGTCCTCGTTCGACTACATGGCGTCGACTCCGACCCTGTTCAACGCCGGCACCCTGCGTCCACAGCTGTCGAGCTGCTACCTGACCACCGTGCCGGATGACCTGTCGGGCATTTACCACGCGATCCACGACAACGCCATGCTGTCGAAATTCGCCGGTGGCCTGGGCAACGACTGGACCCCTGTGCGTGCGCTGGGCTCGTACATCAAGGGCACCAACGGCAAGTCGCAAGGCGTGGTGCCGTTCCTCAAAGTAGTGAACGACACCGCTGTGGCCGTGAACCAGGGTGGCAAGCGCAAAGGCGCTGTGTGTGCCTACCTGGAAACCTGGCACATGGACATCGAAGAGTTCATCGAGCTGCGCAAGAACACCGGTGACGATCGTCGTCGTACCCACGACATGAACACCGCCAACTGGATCCCTGACCTGTTCATGAAGCGCGTCTTCGATGACGGCAAGTGGACCCTGTTCTCGCCATCGGAAGTTCCGGACCTGCACGACCTGACCGGTAAAGCCTTCGAAGAACGTTACGAGTACTACGAAGCGCTGACCGAATACCCAGGCAAGGTCAAACTGTTCAAGACCATCCAGGCCAAAGACCTGTGGCGCAAGATGCTGTCCATGCTGTTTGAAACCGGCCACCCATGGCTGACCTTCAAAGACCCGTGCAACCTGCGTAGCCCGCAGCAGCACGTCGGCGTGGTCCACAGCTCGAACCTGTGCACCGAGATCACCTTGAACACCAACAAGGACGAGATCGCCGTCTGCAACCTGGGCTCGATCAACCTGCCGAACCACATCGTCGACGGCAAGCTCGATACCGCCAAGCTGCAACGCACCGTCAACACCGCCGTGCGCATGCTCGATAACGTGATCGACATCAACTACTACTCGGTGCCGCAAGCGAAGAACTCCAACTTCCGCCACCGTCCGGTCGGTCTGGGCATCATGGGCTTCCAGGACGCTTTGTACCTGCAGCACATCCCTTACGGTTCCGACGCGGCTGTCGAATTCGCCGACAAGTCGATGGAAGCGGTCAGCTACTACGCGATCCAGGCCTCCTGCGACCTGGCCGACGAGCGCGGTGCGTACGAGACGTTCAGCGGTTCGCTGTGGTCCAAGGGCATCCTGCCGCTGGATTCGCAACAGATCCTGATCGAACAGCGCGGCCAGAAGTACATCGATGTCGACTTGAACGAAAGCCTCGACTGGGCACCGGTTCGCGCCCGTGTACAGAAAGGCATCCGTAACTCGAACATCATGGCCATCGCACCGACCGCAACCATCGCCAACATCACCGGCGTATCGCAGTCGATCGAACCGACCTACCAGAACCTGTACGTGAAATCGAACCTGTCGGGCGAATTCACCGTGATCAACCCGTACCTGGTTCGCGACCTGAAAGCGCGCGGTCTGTGGGACTCGGTCATGATCAACGACCTGAAGTACTACGACGGTTCGGTTCAGCAGATCGAACGCATCCCGCAAGAACTCAAAGAGCTCTACGCGACCGCGTTCGAAGTGGACACCAAGTGGATCGTTGACGCCGCCAGCCGCCGTCAGAAGTGGATCGACCAGGCCCAGTCGCTGAACCTGTACATCGCCGGCGCCTCGGGCAAGAAGCTCGACGTGACCTACCGCATGGCCTGGTACCGTGGTCTGAAAACCACCTACTACCTCCGTGCCCTGGCCGCGACCAGCACCGAGAAGTCGACCATCAACACCGGCAAGCTGAACGCTGTTTCCAGCGGCGGCAACCATGGTGATGATTCGGTCCTGACCGCTCCAGCCGGTCCGGCACCCGTGCCAAAGGCCTGCGCGATTGACGAGCCGGATTGCGAAGCTTGCCAATAA
- the flgB gene encoding flagellar basal body rod protein FlgB, which yields MSISFDKALGIHEKALGFRAQRAEVLANNIANADTPNYKARDLDFSKVLEAQSQKNANGTIALNKTNSRHIEAEGLGNGDESLMYRTPMQPSIDQNTVDAQLEQSNYAENAIGFQASFTLLNSKFKGLVSALRGE from the coding sequence ATGAGCATCAGCTTCGACAAAGCGCTCGGCATTCACGAAAAGGCTTTGGGCTTCCGCGCCCAGCGTGCCGAAGTGCTGGCCAACAACATCGCCAACGCCGATACCCCGAACTACAAGGCGCGGGATCTGGACTTCTCGAAAGTACTCGAAGCCCAGAGCCAGAAAAACGCCAACGGCACCATCGCCCTCAACAAGACCAACAGCCGTCACATCGAAGCTGAAGGTCTGGGCAATGGCGACGAGTCGCTGATGTATCGCACGCCGATGCAGCCTTCGATCGACCAGAACACCGTGGACGCTCAACTGGAACAGTCCAACTACGCGGAAAACGCCATCGGCTTCCAGGCCAGCTTCACCCTGCTCAACAGCAAATTCAAAGGGCTGGTGTCAGCCCTGCGCGGAGAGTAA
- the flgD gene encoding flagellar hook assembly protein FlgD: MSVTDTTSSLSMNDILSNSSKKTSSTTDGIASATNSSTGGQALGKDAFLQLLVTQLKNQNPLDPQDNSAFVAQLAQFSSLEGITTLNSTVSGLAGNYNSSQALQASSLVGRNVIVQTNTAQLDDPSKGLTGSVTVPSSIAGGTVTITDKDGKTVRTIDLGSRAAGDASFTWDGKDTAGTVVPVGTYTFKANAPINGTATDLATYLPATVNSVTISQTGGELMLNLAGKGTVALSKVQTIGI, encoded by the coding sequence ATGAGCGTTACCGATACCACCAGCTCCCTGAGCATGAATGACATCCTGTCGAACTCGTCGAAAAAGACCAGTTCGACCACCGATGGCATTGCTTCGGCGACCAACAGCAGCACCGGCGGACAAGCGCTGGGCAAGGATGCGTTCCTGCAGTTGCTGGTGACCCAGCTGAAAAACCAGAACCCGCTCGACCCACAGGACAACAGTGCATTCGTTGCCCAGTTGGCGCAGTTCAGCAGCCTCGAAGGCATCACCACGCTGAACTCCACCGTGAGTGGCCTGGCCGGCAACTACAACTCATCGCAGGCGCTGCAAGCGTCGTCGCTGGTTGGCCGCAACGTGATCGTACAGACCAACACCGCACAGCTCGATGATCCGAGCAAAGGCCTGACCGGTTCGGTCACCGTGCCTTCGTCGATTGCCGGTGGCACCGTGACCATCACCGACAAGGACGGCAAAACCGTTCGCACCATCGATCTGGGCAGCCGCGCCGCTGGCGACGCGAGCTTCACCTGGGATGGCAAGGACACCGCAGGCACCGTGGTGCCGGTCGGTACTTACACCTTCAAGGCCAACGCACCGATCAACGGCACCGCGACGGACCTGGCGACTTACCTGCCAGCGACCGTCAACAGCGTGACGATCAGCCAGACCGGCGGCGAGCTGATGCTCAACCTGGCCGGCAAGGGCACCGTCGCCCTGTCCAAAGTTCAAACCATTGGTATATAG
- the cheR gene encoding protein-glutamate O-methyltransferase CheR yields MSTGNLDFEQFRVFLEKACGILLGENKQYLVSSRLNKLMEQQGIKSLGELVQRIQTQPRSGLREQVVDAMTTNETLWFRDTYPFEVLKNKVLPEAIKASPNQRLRIWSAACSSGQEPYSLSMSIDEFERSNLGQLKMGVQIVATDLSGLMLNNCKTGEYDSLAIGRGLSPERLQRYFDPKGPGRWVVKAPIKSRVEFRSFNLLDSYAALGKFDIVFCRNVLIYFSAEVKKDILLRIHSTLKPGGYLFLGASEALNGLPDHYQMVQCSPGIIYKAK; encoded by the coding sequence TTGTCTACGGGTAATTTGGATTTCGAACAGTTCCGGGTCTTCCTGGAAAAGGCCTGTGGCATTTTGCTCGGTGAAAACAAGCAATATCTGGTCTCCAGCCGTCTCAATAAACTGATGGAGCAGCAAGGCATCAAGTCGCTGGGTGAGCTGGTGCAACGCATCCAGACCCAGCCGCGCAGCGGTTTGCGCGAGCAGGTGGTCGATGCCATGACGACCAACGAAACCCTGTGGTTTCGCGACACCTACCCGTTTGAAGTGTTGAAGAACAAGGTCCTTCCGGAGGCGATCAAGGCCAGCCCCAACCAGCGCTTGCGCATCTGGTCGGCGGCCTGCTCCTCGGGTCAGGAACCGTACTCGCTGTCGATGTCGATCGACGAGTTCGAACGCAGCAACCTCGGCCAGTTGAAGATGGGCGTGCAGATCGTTGCCACTGATCTGTCGGGCCTGATGCTCAACAACTGCAAGACCGGCGAGTACGACAGCCTGGCCATCGGCCGCGGTTTGTCGCCGGAGCGTCTGCAACGCTACTTCGACCCGAAAGGGCCGGGGCGCTGGGTGGTCAAGGCGCCGATCAAGAGCCGGGTGGAGTTCCGCTCGTTCAACCTGCTCGACAGCTATGCCGCGCTGGGCAAGTTCGACATCGTGTTCTGCCGCAACGTGCTGATCTACTTCTCTGCCGAAGTGAAGAAAGACATCCTGTTGCGCATTCACAGCACGTTGAAGCCGGGCGGGTATCTGTTCCTTGGCGCATCCGAAGCGCTGAACGGTCTGCCGGACCATTACCAGATGGTCCAGTGCAGCCCGGGGATCATTTACAAGGCGAAGTGA
- the flgM gene encoding flagellar biosynthesis anti-sigma factor FlgM: MVIDFSRLNSSSSLTGSTRTSNAKESAENSPSAPLNTQAEQANAAKSGESVHLSNEAQQLQKVTDKLRDQPAVDKARVAELKAAIADGSYKVDSNRVASKLLNFEAQR; the protein is encoded by the coding sequence ATGGTCATCGATTTCAGCCGTTTGAACAGTTCCTCGTCACTGACAGGCAGCACACGTACCAGCAACGCCAAGGAAAGCGCTGAAAACAGCCCCTCCGCGCCGCTGAATACCCAGGCCGAACAGGCCAATGCCGCCAAAAGCGGGGAGTCGGTACACCTCAGCAATGAGGCTCAACAGTTGCAGAAGGTCACTGACAAGCTGCGCGATCAGCCTGCTGTCGACAAAGCCCGTGTGGCCGAGTTGAAAGCCGCGATTGCCGATGGCAGCTATAAAGTCGACAGCAACCGTGTAGCCAGCAAACTGCTCAACTTCGAAGCCCAGCGCTAG
- the flgE gene encoding flagellar hook protein FlgE, protein MSFNIGLSGLYAANKQLDVTGNNIANVATAGFKSSRAEFEDVYSSTRLGSGSKVIGNGVRLANVSQQFTQGDINNTGNVLDMGINGSGFFTMSNNGSVSYTRAGTFKVDNAGYITNTDYTSRLQGYGVDANGKIINGVLTDLKIDTSNLAPKSTSAVTSSINLNSTAAVIDDTVPAGKFDPTNTATYTKSFSTPIYDSQGNQHTMDQYMVKTGANTWKVYTLVDGRNPDATGSDPKVTAPVASTLSFDATGKLTQVSTPNPLGGPAIISSDLTLKGWVPGTVTDGVWKANGAAANPAGVTISMAKTTQYNADTSRTIPTQDGYATGQITNLTIDGTGTMFANFSNNQSKAIGQVALASFTNEQGLQAVGGTSWKETFASGIPGYDAPKTGTLGEVVSNSLEESNVNLTNELVDLIKGQSNYQANAKTISTQSTIMQTIIQMT, encoded by the coding sequence ATGTCTTTCAATATCGGCCTTAGCGGTCTCTATGCAGCCAACAAGCAACTGGACGTGACCGGCAACAACATCGCCAACGTCGCCACCGCCGGTTTCAAATCCTCGCGCGCAGAATTCGAGGACGTGTATTCGTCGACTCGTCTGGGCAGCGGCAGCAAAGTCATCGGTAACGGCGTGCGCCTGGCCAACGTTTCCCAGCAGTTCACCCAGGGTGACATCAACAACACCGGTAACGTGTTGGACATGGGTATCAACGGTTCCGGTTTCTTCACCATGAGCAACAACGGTTCGGTGTCCTACACCCGTGCCGGTACCTTCAAGGTCGACAATGCCGGTTACATCACCAACACCGACTACACCTCGCGTCTGCAGGGTTATGGTGTGGATGCCAATGGCAAGATCATCAACGGCGTGTTGACCGATCTGAAGATCGACACCTCGAACCTGGCACCGAAGTCGACGTCGGCAGTGACTTCGAGCATCAACCTGAATTCGACTGCTGCTGTGATCGACGACACGGTGCCGGCGGGCAAGTTTGACCCTACCAACACCGCGACCTACACCAAGTCGTTCAGCACCCCGATCTATGACAGCCAGGGCAACCAGCACACCATGGATCAGTACATGGTGAAAACCGGTGCCAACACCTGGAAGGTCTACACTCTGGTCGACGGTCGTAATCCGGATGCAACCGGCAGCGATCCGAAAGTCACCGCGCCTGTGGCCTCGACGCTGTCCTTCGACGCGACCGGCAAACTGACCCAGGTCAGCACGCCAAATCCGTTGGGTGGCCCGGCGATCATCAGCAGCGATCTCACGCTCAAAGGCTGGGTGCCAGGCACAGTGACCGATGGTGTCTGGAAGGCTAACGGCGCCGCGGCAAACCCGGCGGGTGTGACCATTTCGATGGCCAAGACTACTCAATACAACGCTGATACCTCGCGCACGATCCCGACTCAGGATGGTTATGCCACTGGCCAGATCACCAACCTGACGATCGATGGCACCGGTACGATGTTTGCCAACTTCAGCAACAACCAGAGCAAGGCGATTGGTCAGGTCGCGCTGGCCAGTTTCACCAACGAGCAGGGCTTGCAGGCGGTGGGTGGCACTAGCTGGAAAGAGACTTTCGCTTCGGGTATTCCGGGCTACGACGCACCGAAAACCGGTACGTTGGGTGAGGTGGTGTCCAACTCGCTGGAAGAGTCGAACGTTAACCTGACCAATGAGCTGGTTGATCTGATCAAGGGTCAGAGCAACTATCAGGCGAACGCCAAGACCATTTCGACTCAGAGCACGATTATGCAGACCATTATTCAGATGACCTGA
- the flgA gene encoding flagellar basal body P-ring formation chaperone FlgA translates to MNIQTTFSRHLTAPLRRALASACAICCLFFGSPAHADAVTLPDMLIGVTQGFLEFTVEDYLTSSQTEGRYEIEVNQLDPRMRMPMCDKELTATLESPARPLGRVTVKVRCEGTSPWTVFVPAQVRLFREIVTTTRALKRAGIIEPQDVTLRERDVSQINQGFLTSVDEAIGQKLTRPTVADQVITQVHLEQAEVIRKGDQVVITARSGTLAVRMPGEALANGGLKEQIRVKNLNSQRVIKAQVTAPGQVEVAM, encoded by the coding sequence ATGAACATTCAAACGACATTTTCCCGACACCTGACAGCACCTCTTCGCAGAGCGCTTGCCAGCGCGTGCGCCATTTGCTGCTTGTTCTTTGGCAGTCCTGCCCATGCTGATGCGGTTACCTTGCCTGACATGCTTATCGGCGTCACTCAGGGCTTTCTTGAGTTCACCGTAGAAGACTATCTGACGAGCAGTCAAACCGAAGGCCGTTATGAAATCGAAGTCAACCAGCTCGACCCGCGCATGCGCATGCCGATGTGCGACAAGGAATTGACAGCGACGCTGGAGAGTCCGGCACGCCCTTTGGGCCGGGTTACGGTGAAGGTTCGCTGTGAGGGCACATCGCCCTGGACGGTGTTCGTACCCGCTCAAGTCCGGCTGTTTCGCGAGATCGTGACAACCACGCGTGCGCTCAAACGCGCCGGCATTATCGAGCCGCAGGACGTGACCTTGCGCGAGCGCGATGTCAGCCAGATCAATCAGGGCTTTCTGACCTCGGTGGACGAAGCGATCGGGCAGAAATTGACCCGACCAACGGTCGCCGATCAGGTCATCACCCAGGTTCATCTGGAGCAGGCGGAAGTCATTCGCAAGGGCGATCAGGTCGTCATCACCGCACGCAGCGGGACATTGGCCGTGCGCATGCCGGGCGAAGCCCTGGCCAACGGCGGCCTGAAAGAACAGATCCGGGTAAAAAACCTCAATTCACAACGGGTGATCAAGGCGCAGGTCACCGCGCCGGGACAAGTGGAAGTGGCCATGTGA
- the flgC gene encoding flagellar basal body rod protein FlgC: protein MSLSSVFNIAGSGMSAQTTRLNTVASNIANAETVSSSIDQTYRARHPVFATMFQGGQSGGSDSLFQNQDAAGQGVQVLGVVEDQSNLEARYEPNHPAADGKGYVYYPNVNVVEEMADMISASRSFQTNAEMMNTAKTMMQKVLTLGQ, encoded by the coding sequence ATGTCCCTGTCCAGCGTTTTCAACATTGCCGGCAGCGGCATGAGCGCCCAGACCACGCGTCTGAACACCGTGGCCTCGAACATCGCCAACGCCGAGACCGTTTCGTCGAGCATCGACCAGACCTACCGCGCCCGTCACCCGGTTTTCGCCACCATGTTCCAGGGCGGCCAGAGCGGCGGCAGCGATTCGCTGTTCCAGAACCAGGACGCGGCCGGTCAAGGCGTGCAGGTGCTCGGTGTGGTCGAAGACCAGAGCAACCTCGAAGCGCGTTACGAGCCGAATCACCCTGCGGCCGACGGCAAGGGCTACGTCTACTACCCGAACGTCAACGTGGTGGAAGAGATGGCTGACATGATTTCCGCGAGCCGTTCGTTCCAGACCAACGCCGAGATGATGAACACCGCCAAAACCATGATGCAGAAGGTGCTGACCCTCGGTCAGTAA
- a CDS encoding chemotaxis protein CheV: MAGVMDSVNQRTQLVGQNRLELLLFRLDGQQLYGINVFKVREVLQCPSLTLMPKSSPVVCGVANIRGATIPILDLAMATGSGALKDKNSPFVIITEYNTKTQGFLVRSVERIVNMNWEEIHPPPKGTGRDHYLTAVTRVDNQLVEIIDVEKVLAEVAPTPEAISVGVVDVETQTKALSLRVLTVDDSSVARKQVTRCLQTIGVEVVALNDGKQALDYLRKLVDEGKKPEEEFLMMISDIEMPEMDGYTLTAEIRGDARMQKLHIILHTSLSGVFNQAMVKKVGADDFLAKFRPDDLASRVVDRIKAADIS, translated from the coding sequence ATGGCGGGTGTAATGGATTCGGTGAACCAGCGCACGCAACTGGTAGGGCAGAATCGCCTGGAGCTGTTGTTGTTCCGTCTCGACGGTCAGCAGCTCTATGGCATCAACGTGTTCAAGGTACGGGAAGTGTTGCAATGCCCGTCGCTGACGTTGATGCCCAAGTCCAGTCCTGTGGTGTGCGGGGTGGCAAATATTCGCGGGGCGACCATTCCGATCCTCGATCTGGCAATGGCGACCGGTTCCGGAGCGTTGAAAGACAAGAACAGTCCGTTCGTGATCATCACGGAGTACAACACCAAGACCCAGGGTTTCCTGGTCCGCTCGGTGGAGCGCATCGTCAACATGAACTGGGAAGAGATCCATCCGCCGCCCAAGGGCACCGGTCGCGATCACTACCTGACAGCTGTGACTCGGGTCGACAATCAGTTAGTCGAAATCATCGACGTCGAAAAAGTGCTGGCGGAAGTCGCACCGACGCCGGAAGCGATTTCGGTGGGCGTGGTCGATGTCGAGACCCAGACCAAGGCGTTGTCGCTGCGGGTGTTGACGGTCGATGACTCGTCGGTGGCGCGCAAGCAGGTCACCCGTTGTCTGCAGACGATCGGCGTCGAAGTGGTGGCGCTGAACGACGGCAAGCAGGCGCTGGATTACCTGCGCAAGCTGGTCGACGAAGGCAAGAAACCGGAAGAAGAGTTCCTGATGATGATTTCCGACATCGAGATGCCGGAGATGGACGGGTACACCCTGACGGCGGAAATCCGCGGCGACGCACGCATGCAAAAGCTCCATATCATCCTGCATACTTCGTTGTCGGGGGTATTCAATCAGGCGATGGTCAAGAAAGTCGGCGCCGATGACTTCCTGGCTAAATTCCGTCCTGATGACCTGGCATCCCGGGTAGTCGACCGGATCAAAGCAGCAGATATCAGCTAG